A region from the Streptomyces sp. 3214.6 genome encodes:
- a CDS encoding DUF5667 domain-containing protein — MIANVSAHRRANAFAQALEEQSDCSSEGTAAEQTEGPPPAPAAADQTGQGRLLALATSLAELPKPTLDPEVKVVQRAQLVAAMEAMLQAGTAGGEAADPSVPEQRSHRARGTHRASPLGKFRPRSRLAKGLTAGGLSVGVAAGAFGGVAAASSDALPGDGLYGLKRGIEDFKLNYLADGDDERGRTYLDQASTRLSEARRLMERGRSGDLDHESLGEVRRALNGMQHDATEGHRLLHEAYERDPNSLGPIQALDAFSRSHREAWGALRDRLPVQLGDVSQQVSSAFEAIDEEVAPLQSLLPQPPAQGGGTRHGSGSTAPGTSDTGHSTTPGSTGQGTSDSTGGTTSGSPSKPATSGTTDDGLLGGNTGGLLDPPKDPRTTAPTPALPSTQPDVTLPPLLPGLLPGLGIDSEDAE, encoded by the coding sequence GTGATCGCGAACGTATCGGCGCACCGGCGGGCGAACGCCTTCGCCCAGGCTTTGGAGGAGCAGTCCGACTGTTCCTCCGAGGGCACGGCGGCCGAGCAGACCGAAGGACCACCGCCGGCACCGGCCGCTGCGGACCAGACCGGACAGGGCCGTCTCCTGGCCCTCGCCACGAGTCTCGCCGAGCTGCCCAAGCCGACACTCGATCCCGAGGTCAAGGTCGTCCAGCGGGCCCAGTTGGTCGCCGCTATGGAGGCCATGCTGCAGGCGGGCACCGCGGGAGGCGAGGCGGCGGACCCTTCGGTGCCGGAGCAACGCTCCCACCGGGCGAGGGGCACGCACCGGGCCAGTCCATTGGGCAAGTTCCGACCGCGTTCCCGCCTCGCCAAGGGCCTCACCGCGGGCGGCCTCAGCGTCGGCGTCGCGGCGGGCGCCTTCGGCGGGGTCGCCGCCGCGAGCTCCGACGCCCTCCCCGGTGACGGGCTCTACGGGCTGAAGCGCGGCATCGAGGACTTCAAACTCAACTACCTGGCCGACGGCGACGACGAACGCGGGCGCACCTACCTCGACCAGGCCTCCACCCGGCTGAGCGAGGCCCGCCGGCTCATGGAACGCGGCCGCAGCGGCGACCTCGACCACGAGTCCCTCGGCGAGGTCCGCCGCGCCCTGAACGGCATGCAGCACGACGCGACGGAAGGCCACCGCCTCCTCCACGAGGCGTATGAACGCGACCCGAACTCCCTGGGCCCCATCCAGGCCCTCGACGCGTTCTCCCGCTCGCACCGCGAGGCCTGGGGCGCCCTCCGCGACCGCCTGCCGGTCCAGCTCGGGGACGTCAGTCAGCAGGTCTCGTCGGCGTTCGAAGCCATAGACGAAGAGGTCGCCCCGCTGCAGTCCCTGCTCCCGCAGCCCCCCGCCCAAGGCGGCGGCACCCGCCACGGCTCGGGCTCGACAGCCCCCGGCACCTCCGACACCGGCCACTCGACCACCCCCGGCAGCACCGGCCAGGGCACCTCCGACAGCACCGGCGGCACCACCTCCGGCAGCCCCAGCAAGCCGGCCACCTCCGGCACGACCGATGACGGCCTCCTCGGCGGCAACACCGGCGGCCTCCTCGATCCCCCGAAGGATCCCCGCACCACCGCCCCGACCCCGGCCCTCCCCAGCACCCAACCCGACGTCACCCTCCCACCCCTCCTCCCCGGCCTCCTCCCAGGCCTGGGCATCGACAGCGAGGACGCGGAGTAA
- a CDS encoding lysophospholipid acyltransferase family protein yields the protein MADAKVIPFDDDRTRGSAVARPPRRRGVGSRRKNGEPAPVREIGEIGQAGEVGEVQPLPTRAVGQDDVSVTGEERAREGAGGGLERRIAGGLSFLRRRLTGDYEVDDFGYDEELTDQVLMSLLRPVYDKYFRVEVKGIENIPAEGGALIVANHSGTLPLDGLMMQVAVHDHHPADRHLRLLAADLVFVLPVVNELARKLGHTLACAEDAERLLGQGELVGVMPEGFKGIGKPFSERYKLQRFGRGGFVSTALRQGAPIIPCSIVGAEEIYPMIGNAKTLARVLGFPYFPLTPTFPWLGPLGAVPLPTKWTIQFGEPIPTDGYPPEAAEDPMLMFNLTDQVREQIQHTLYKLLVQRRSVFF from the coding sequence ATGGCGGACGCCAAGGTCATTCCGTTCGACGACGACCGGACCCGGGGAAGCGCCGTGGCGCGGCCGCCGCGGCGCCGGGGTGTGGGGAGCCGGCGCAAGAACGGTGAGCCCGCGCCGGTCCGGGAGATCGGCGAGATCGGCCAGGCCGGTGAGGTCGGTGAGGTCCAGCCCCTGCCCACCAGGGCGGTTGGGCAGGATGATGTTTCTGTGACGGGTGAGGAACGGGCGCGCGAGGGCGCGGGCGGGGGCCTGGAGCGGCGGATCGCGGGCGGGCTGTCGTTCCTGCGCCGGCGTCTCACGGGCGACTACGAGGTCGACGACTTCGGCTACGACGAGGAACTGACCGACCAGGTCCTGATGTCCCTGCTGCGGCCGGTGTACGACAAGTACTTCCGGGTCGAGGTGAAGGGCATCGAGAACATCCCGGCAGAGGGGGGCGCGCTGATCGTCGCCAACCATTCCGGGACGCTGCCGTTGGACGGCCTGATGATGCAGGTCGCCGTCCACGACCATCACCCGGCGGACCGGCATCTGCGGCTGCTGGCCGCCGACCTCGTCTTCGTGCTGCCGGTCGTCAACGAGCTGGCCCGCAAGCTCGGGCACACCCTCGCGTGCGCGGAGGACGCCGAACGGCTGCTGGGTCAGGGCGAACTGGTCGGGGTGATGCCGGAGGGCTTCAAGGGCATCGGCAAGCCCTTCAGCGAGCGGTACAAGCTCCAGCGGTTCGGCCGGGGCGGCTTCGTCTCCACGGCCCTGCGCCAGGGCGCTCCGATCATCCCGTGCTCGATCGTCGGGGCGGAGGAGATCTACCCGATGATCGGTAACGCCAAGACCCTCGCCCGGGTCCTGGGCTTCCCGTACTTCCCGCTGACGCCGACCTTCCCGTGGCTGGGCCCGCTGGGCGCCGTCCCGCTGCCGACGAAGTGGACGATCCAGTTCGGCGAGCCGATCCCGACGGACGGCTATCCGCCGGAGGCGGCGGAGGACCCGATGCTGATGTTCAACCTGACGGACCAGGTCCGCGAACAGATCCAGCACACCCTCTACAAACTGCTGGTGCAGCGGCGGTCGGTGTTCTTTTGA
- a CDS encoding NAD-dependent epimerase/dehydratase family protein, giving the protein MGKVVLVTGVARQLGGRFVRRIQRDPRVDRVIAVDAVRPEHHLGGADFIEADIRQPTIARVLAETGADTVVHLDVTATALGSGSRTTVKETNVIGTMQLLGACQKSPSVKRLVVKSSTNVYGSAPRDPAVFTETTPPKSLPSGGFAKDAVEVEGYVRGFARRRPDVAVCVLRFANILGPTAETPLASYFSLPVLPTVFGYDPRLQFAHEDDVIDVLRIASHEPERGTLNSGTFNIAGDGVLLLSQCSRRLGRPTVPLLLPAVTWAGSLVRTLGMTDFSPEQIRLLTHGRVVSTDQMRETLGFMPRYTTAETFADFARSHGPGLLPPEAVAGAVDRIAALPLPGGGRAPAHPPTPSAN; this is encoded by the coding sequence TTGGGGAAGGTCGTGCTCGTTACCGGAGTGGCCCGTCAGCTGGGGGGCCGGTTCGTACGACGGATCCAGCGTGACCCACGGGTCGACCGGGTGATCGCCGTGGACGCCGTGCGGCCCGAGCACCATCTCGGGGGCGCCGACTTCATCGAGGCCGACATCCGGCAGCCCACCATCGCGCGGGTTCTCGCCGAGACCGGCGCCGACACGGTCGTCCACCTGGACGTGACGGCGACGGCGCTGGGCAGTGGCAGCCGGACCACGGTCAAGGAGACCAACGTCATCGGCACCATGCAGCTGCTGGGGGCGTGTCAGAAGTCGCCGAGTGTGAAGCGACTGGTCGTCAAGTCCTCCACCAACGTGTACGGGTCCGCGCCGCGTGATCCGGCCGTGTTCACCGAGACGACCCCGCCCAAGTCGCTGCCCAGCGGCGGCTTCGCCAAGGACGCCGTCGAGGTCGAGGGGTATGTGCGCGGGTTCGCCCGGCGGCGGCCCGATGTCGCCGTGTGCGTGCTGCGGTTCGCCAACATCCTGGGGCCGACCGCCGAGACACCGCTCGCCTCGTACTTCTCGCTGCCCGTGCTGCCCACCGTGTTCGGCTATGACCCGCGGCTGCAGTTCGCGCACGAGGACGACGTGATCGACGTGCTGCGGATCGCCTCGCACGAGCCGGAGCGCGGCACGCTCAACAGCGGCACGTTCAACATCGCCGGGGACGGGGTGCTGTTGCTGTCGCAGTGCTCGCGGCGGCTGGGGCGGCCTACCGTGCCGCTGCTGCTGCCCGCCGTCACCTGGGCGGGGTCCCTGGTGCGTACGCTGGGCATGACGGACTTCTCGCCCGAGCAGATCCGGCTGCTCACCCACGGCCGGGTCGTGTCGACGGACCAGATGCGCGAGACGCTGGGGTTCATGCCGCGGTACACGACGGCCGAGACCTTCGCTGACTTCGCGCGCAGTCACGGCCCCGGGCTCCTGCCGCCCGAGGCCGTCGCCGGGGCTGTGGACCGGATCGCCGCCCTGCCGCTGCCGGGCGGCGGGCGCGCCCCGGCTCACCCCCCGACGCCGAGCGCCAACTGA
- a CDS encoding 30S ribosomal protein bS22, with amino-acid sequence MGSVIKKRRKRMAKKKHRKLLKRTRVQRRNKK; translated from the coding sequence GTGGGCTCTGTTATCAAGAAGCGGCGCAAGCGGATGGCCAAGAAGAAGCACCGCAAGCTGCTCAAGCGCACGCGCGTTCAGCGTCGCAACAAGAAGTAA
- a CDS encoding helix-turn-helix domain-containing protein → MAAAGERPLNEVQFLTVAEVASVMRVSKMTVYRLVHSGHLPAIRVGRSFRVPEQAVHEYLRESYVGVETA, encoded by the coding sequence ATGGCTGCAGCTGGCGAGAGGCCTCTGAACGAGGTTCAGTTCCTTACCGTGGCGGAAGTCGCCTCGGTGATGCGAGTGTCGAAGATGACCGTGTACCGGCTGGTGCACAGTGGTCATCTGCCCGCGATCCGGGTGGGGCGGTCCTTCCGCGTCCCCGAGCAAGCGGTTCACGAGTACCTCCGCGAGAGCTATGTGGGGGTGGAAACAGCCTGA
- a CDS encoding phosphatase — protein MLSSGGIRAHLLAARLAGVVATSREESLRSYRLFAARDPRVLIGLDPERSWGQRDLIALMADKCGVSADPRCVSGHDVIDPERTVAALDAFADRLASVAQRGAAVLLGTGHPHRLLGFYAALADALSAAGCEVLTPAQGHCVDITTRFGLRTHTLDYVRGVAVVREAGGERAGCATGVHSHSPLPVRVALDAAAEGAGRLPELVIGDHGWVCGAGQLGFEAIGPADTDDPALFVGEAEGVVSVAVPLDDGVRSDYYRPLTRYVLNRACLSQ, from the coding sequence GTGTTGAGTTCTGGGGGGATTCGGGCGCATCTGCTGGCTGCGCGGCTGGCCGGGGTGGTGGCTACCTCTCGGGAGGAGAGTCTGCGGAGTTATCGGCTCTTCGCCGCCCGGGATCCTCGGGTGCTGATCGGGCTTGATCCCGAACGGAGCTGGGGGCAGCGGGATCTGATCGCGTTGATGGCGGACAAGTGCGGGGTTTCGGCCGATCCTCGATGCGTGTCCGGGCATGATGTGATCGACCCCGAGCGGACGGTGGCCGCGCTCGACGCGTTCGCGGATCGGCTCGCCTCGGTAGCCCAGCGTGGTGCTGCCGTGCTGCTCGGCACCGGGCATCCGCATCGGCTGCTGGGGTTCTACGCCGCTCTTGCGGACGCTTTGTCGGCGGCGGGATGTGAAGTCCTCACCCCGGCGCAGGGTCACTGTGTCGACATAACGACCCGGTTCGGTCTACGCACGCACACCCTGGACTACGTACGGGGAGTCGCGGTCGTCCGGGAGGCGGGGGGTGAACGCGCCGGTTGTGCGACGGGTGTGCACAGTCATTCGCCGCTGCCGGTTCGGGTGGCTCTCGACGCGGCGGCCGAGGGCGCGGGGCGGCTGCCCGAGCTCGTCATCGGGGACCACGGGTGGGTCTGCGGGGCAGGTCAGCTGGGGTTCGAGGCCATCGGGCCGGCCGACACCGACGACCCCGCGCTGTTCGTCGGGGAGGCCGAGGGGGTCGTCTCCGTGGCCGTTCCACTTGATGACGGTGTGCGGTCGGATTACTACAGGCCGCTTACCCGCTACGTACTCAATCGAGCGTGTCTGTCACAGTAG
- a CDS encoding acetoin utilization protein AcuC translates to MSGRAQLMWDEAVTGYDFGPEHPMDPVRLDLTRRLVGALGLDREVEVVSAKPAGESTLRLVHRQDYVEAVKAASADPGAADQSYGLGTMDDPAFAGMHEVSALIAGLSVGAAESVWRGEVLHAVNFAGGLHHAMPGGASGFCIYNDASLAIARLLELGAERVAYVDVDVHHGDGVQAAFWEDPRVLTISLHEHPRTLFPQTGWPEETGGEGAEGSAVNVALPAGTGDAGWLRAFHSVVPELIADFRPDVLVTQHGADTHFEDPLAHLAVSLDAQRAVQVACHELAHEYAGGKWVALGGGGYAVVEVVPRSWTHLVGVAAGVPVAPETVIPEGWRQEVFARTRQLGPARMTDGRWPVRWAGWEAGYDPADRLDQAVLAARRAVFPLRGLLA, encoded by the coding sequence ATGAGCGGCCGCGCACAGCTGATGTGGGACGAGGCAGTAACGGGCTATGACTTCGGGCCCGAGCATCCGATGGATCCGGTCCGGCTGGATCTGACCCGGAGGCTGGTCGGCGCCCTGGGGCTCGACCGGGAGGTGGAGGTCGTCTCGGCGAAGCCCGCCGGGGAGTCGACGTTGCGGCTCGTGCACCGGCAGGACTACGTCGAGGCCGTGAAGGCGGCGTCGGCGGATCCGGGGGCGGCGGACCAGTCGTACGGTCTGGGGACGATGGACGATCCGGCCTTCGCGGGGATGCACGAGGTGTCCGCTCTCATCGCAGGGCTGTCGGTGGGGGCCGCGGAGAGCGTGTGGCGGGGGGAGGTGCTGCACGCGGTGAACTTCGCGGGCGGGCTGCACCATGCCATGCCGGGGGGCGCGTCGGGGTTCTGCATCTACAACGACGCGTCATTGGCGATCGCCCGGCTGCTGGAGCTGGGGGCCGAGCGGGTCGCGTACGTGGATGTGGACGTCCACCACGGGGACGGGGTGCAGGCGGCGTTCTGGGAGGACCCGCGGGTGCTGACGATCTCGTTGCACGAGCATCCCCGTACGTTGTTCCCGCAGACCGGGTGGCCGGAGGAGACCGGTGGGGAGGGGGCGGAGGGGTCCGCGGTGAACGTCGCTCTGCCGGCGGGGACCGGGGACGCGGGGTGGCTGCGGGCGTTTCACTCGGTGGTGCCGGAGCTGATCGCCGATTTCCGGCCCGATGTGCTGGTGACCCAGCACGGGGCCGACACGCACTTCGAGGATCCGCTGGCTCATCTCGCGGTGTCGCTCGATGCGCAGCGGGCTGTGCAGGTGGCCTGTCATGAGCTGGCGCACGAGTACGCCGGGGGGAAGTGGGTCGCGTTGGGCGGCGGTGGATACGCGGTGGTGGAGGTGGTGCCGCGGTCGTGGACGCACCTGGTGGGGGTGGCGGCGGGGGTGCCGGTGGCTCCGGAGACGGTGATTCCTGAGGGGTGGCGGCAGGAGGTCTTCGCTCGTACGCGGCAGTTGGGGCCGGCGCGGATGACTGATGGGCGGTGGCCGGTGCGGTGGGCCGGGTGGGAGGCGGGGTACGACCCCGCGGATCGGCTGGATCAGGCTGTGCTGGCTGCTCGGCGGGCCGTGTTTCCGCTGCGGGGGCTGTTGGCCTAG
- a CDS encoding MFS transporter: MTEVLRRGRASLAFSFFAQGAAFALLVTRIPAIQDRYGVSDGLLPVFLAAVPVLAGVGSVTTEQLVKRIPPSRLLRWSQPVVLLALLGVGAGRGMVELGVALAAFGLAVGALDASMNMLGVSLQRAYGRSIMLSFHAVYSLGGIVGASLAWVGAHWHLALWVSYLPVVGVLLPAALVGSRWYVDGVDGVGEGGAAGAVDEGSAGSGGTGVVFKLLLPLCLVMSFAYIGDSTVSNWSAKYLQDVLGSSEQLATVPYNVYMVTTLLGRAIGDFGVRRFGAAAVVRVGALVAAGGFAVVAGAPGAWVGMLGFTLVGLGLCVLVPQTFAAAGRLFPGASDAAIARLNIFNYVGFLIGSPLVGALGDAWTYRGAMVVPMVLVLVTLVYARSFEAQPDRYGGGHERPRTADVGRGSNGL, translated from the coding sequence ATGACAGAAGTGCTGCGGCGCGGTAGGGCCTCTTTGGCGTTCAGCTTCTTCGCGCAGGGGGCCGCCTTTGCGCTGCTCGTGACGAGGATCCCGGCCATCCAGGACAGGTACGGGGTGTCGGACGGGCTGCTGCCCGTCTTCCTCGCCGCGGTGCCCGTCCTGGCCGGGGTCGGGAGCGTGACGACCGAGCAGTTGGTGAAGCGGATACCGCCCAGCCGGCTGCTGCGCTGGTCCCAGCCGGTCGTGCTGCTGGCGCTGCTCGGCGTCGGGGCGGGGCGCGGGATGGTCGAGCTGGGGGTGGCCCTGGCGGCGTTCGGGCTCGCCGTGGGGGCGCTGGACGCGTCGATGAACATGCTGGGGGTGAGTCTGCAGCGGGCGTACGGGCGGAGCATCATGCTCAGTTTCCATGCCGTGTACAGCCTGGGCGGGATCGTGGGGGCCTCGCTGGCGTGGGTGGGGGCGCACTGGCATCTCGCGTTGTGGGTGTCGTATCTGCCGGTGGTGGGTGTGCTGTTGCCGGCCGCACTGGTGGGGAGCCGGTGGTATGTCGACGGGGTGGACGGGGTCGGCGAGGGGGGTGCGGCCGGGGCTGTCGATGAGGGCAGTGCGGGGAGTGGCGGTACGGGTGTCGTCTTCAAGCTTCTGCTGCCGTTGTGTCTGGTGATGTCGTTCGCCTATATCGGGGACTCGACCGTCTCCAACTGGAGTGCGAAGTATCTGCAGGACGTGCTGGGGAGCTCGGAGCAGTTGGCGACCGTCCCGTACAACGTGTACATGGTGACCACGCTGCTGGGGCGGGCCATCGGGGACTTCGGGGTGCGGCGGTTCGGGGCGGCGGCCGTGGTGCGGGTGGGGGCGCTGGTGGCGGCCGGCGGGTTCGCGGTGGTGGCGGGCGCGCCCGGGGCCTGGGTGGGAATGCTCGGGTTCACGCTCGTCGGGCTGGGGCTGTGTGTGCTGGTGCCGCAGACGTTCGCGGCGGCGGGGCGGTTGTTCCCCGGGGCTTCGGATGCGGCGATCGCGCGCCTGAATATTTTCAACTACGTCGGGTTTTTGATCGGTTCGCCGTTGGTGGGGGCGTTGGGGGACGCCTGGACCTATCGGGGGGCGATGGTGGTGCCGATGGTGTTGGTGCTGGTGACGTTGGTGTACGCCCGGTCGTTCGAGGCTCAACCGGACCGATACGGTGGCGGGCATGAGCGGCCGCGCACAGCTGATGTGGGACGAGGCAGTAACGGGCTATGA
- a CDS encoding VC0807 family protein produces MTTNQHKKQNAFAPLLLDVAVPLGSYYLFKGAFGMSTFAALAWSSVVPAGRTVWSAVRERTLNGLAGLILVVNVVGLALSFVSGDPRLMLAKDSGVSSTVGIGILVSVALGRPMMTAGLKPFLVKGDAVREAAWERLESGVAAASADFRRRERAFSVVWGVVLLAECVLRVVGAYTVPVDTMVWLGSVVMVVAIGMGIVVGGALGAGPMEAMLRSEVKTGETGESGEAGAAAQVEMSEVVLAR; encoded by the coding sequence ATGACGACGAACCAGCACAAGAAGCAGAACGCCTTCGCTCCGCTCCTCCTGGACGTGGCGGTGCCGCTCGGGTCGTACTACCTGTTCAAGGGCGCGTTCGGGATGAGCACCTTCGCCGCTCTCGCCTGGAGCAGCGTCGTGCCGGCCGGGCGGACCGTGTGGAGTGCGGTCAGGGAGCGCACGCTCAACGGGCTGGCCGGGCTCATCCTCGTCGTCAACGTCGTCGGGCTGGCGCTCAGCTTCGTCTCCGGGGATCCGCGGCTGATGCTGGCCAAGGACAGCGGGGTCAGCAGCACGGTCGGGATCGGGATCCTGGTCTCCGTGGCGCTGGGGCGGCCGATGATGACCGCCGGGCTCAAGCCGTTCCTGGTGAAGGGCGACGCGGTCAGGGAGGCCGCGTGGGAGCGGCTGGAGAGTGGTGTGGCGGCGGCGTCGGCGGACTTCCGGCGTCGGGAGCGCGCCTTCTCCGTCGTGTGGGGTGTGGTGCTGCTCGCCGAGTGCGTGCTGCGGGTTGTGGGGGCGTACACGGTGCCGGTGGACACCATGGTGTGGCTGGGGTCCGTGGTGATGGTCGTGGCGATCGGCATGGGGATCGTGGTCGGCGGGGCGCTCGGCGCCGGGCCGATGGAGGCGATGCTCCGTTCCGAGGTGAAGACCGGGGAGACGGGGGAGTCCGGGGAGGCAGGGGCCGCAGCCCAGGTCGAGATGTCCGAGGTCGTCCTCGCCCGGTAA
- a CDS encoding HAD family hydrolase, which produces MRYDLVIFDNDGVLVDSEPISNRLLAAYLTELGHPTSYEDSIRDYMGSAMHRIHDLVEERTGERLPAEFDDTFHRRVFAAFERELEPVAGAVDVLAKLSADGVPYCVASSGSHERIRVGHRTTGLDRWFEDARIFSSQDVGKGKPAPDLFLYAAQRMGVAPGRCVVVEDSPLGVQAAVAAGMDVLGFTAMTPAAKLAGATQLFSDMGELADLLI; this is translated from the coding sequence ATGCGCTACGACTTGGTGATCTTCGACAACGACGGTGTCCTCGTGGACAGCGAGCCGATCTCGAACCGGCTGTTGGCCGCCTATCTGACCGAGCTCGGGCACCCCACCTCCTACGAGGACTCCATCCGGGACTACATGGGATCCGCAATGCACCGGATCCACGACCTGGTCGAGGAGCGCACGGGGGAACGCTTGCCGGCGGAGTTCGACGACACGTTCCACCGGCGGGTGTTCGCGGCTTTCGAGCGGGAGCTCGAGCCCGTGGCGGGTGCTGTGGACGTCCTCGCGAAGCTGTCCGCGGACGGGGTGCCGTACTGCGTGGCCTCCTCGGGGAGCCATGAGCGGATTCGGGTGGGGCATCGGACGACCGGGCTGGACCGGTGGTTCGAGGACGCCCGCATCTTCAGCTCGCAGGACGTGGGCAAGGGGAAGCCGGCGCCGGATCTGTTCCTGTACGCGGCCCAGCGGATGGGAGTGGCACCGGGGCGCTGTGTGGTCGTGGAGGACAGCCCGCTGGGCGTGCAGGCGGCCGTGGCGGCCGGGATGGACGTACTCGGGTTCACGGCGATGACGCCGGCCGCGAAGCTTGCGGGAGCCACTCAACTCTTCTCCGACATGGGCGAGTTGGCTGACCTGCTGATCTGA
- the trpS gene encoding tryptophan--tRNA ligase — translation MKRVFSGIKPTGHLTLGNYLGALRQWAEVDQHRADSLFCVVDLHALTVEHDPARVRRLSRQAATLLLAAGLDPQLCTVFVQSHVDEHARLSYLLECVATDGEMRRMIQYKEKSARERERDGSVRLSLLTYPVLMAADILAYGTDEVPVGDDQTQHVELARDLAVRFNQRYGHTFVVPKATHPAVAARVMNLQEPASKMGKSDDFGPGIVYLLDEPEVVRKKVMRAVTDSGREVVYDREGRPGVANLLEILAACTGGNPEILAGVYESYGALKKDTADAVVEVLKPVQVRHKELCADPVYVEGVLRDGAEKARGMARPVVDTAYRAIGLLPPVTEPAGASASVASGVLNAAR, via the coding sequence ATGAAGCGGGTCTTCAGCGGGATCAAGCCGACCGGGCACCTGACGCTGGGGAACTACCTGGGAGCACTGCGGCAGTGGGCCGAGGTCGACCAGCATCGGGCGGACTCGTTGTTCTGCGTCGTGGATCTGCACGCTCTGACCGTGGAGCACGACCCGGCGCGGGTACGTCGGCTGAGTCGGCAGGCAGCGACGCTGCTGCTGGCGGCGGGACTGGATCCACAGCTGTGCACCGTGTTCGTACAGAGTCATGTGGACGAGCACGCCCGGCTCTCGTATCTGCTGGAGTGCGTGGCCACGGACGGCGAGATGCGGCGGATGATCCAGTACAAGGAGAAGTCGGCGCGGGAGCGGGAGCGCGACGGGAGTGTGCGGCTGTCGTTGCTGACGTATCCCGTGTTGATGGCGGCCGACATCCTGGCCTACGGGACCGACGAGGTGCCGGTGGGAGACGACCAGACGCAGCATGTGGAGCTGGCGCGGGATCTGGCGGTGCGGTTCAACCAGCGGTACGGGCACACGTTCGTCGTCCCGAAGGCCACGCATCCGGCGGTCGCGGCACGGGTGATGAACCTGCAGGAGCCGGCGTCGAAAATGGGCAAGAGCGACGACTTCGGGCCCGGGATCGTCTATCTGCTGGATGAGCCCGAGGTGGTGCGTAAGAAGGTCATGCGGGCTGTCACCGACAGCGGGCGGGAGGTCGTGTACGACCGGGAGGGGCGGCCCGGGGTCGCGAACCTGCTGGAGATCCTCGCCGCCTGCACGGGTGGGAACCCGGAGATCCTGGCGGGCGTTTACGAGTCGTACGGCGCTTTGAAGAAGGACACCGCGGACGCGGTCGTCGAGGTGCTGAAGCCCGTGCAGGTCAGGCACAAGGAGTTGTGCGCTGATCCCGTCTACGTCGAGGGGGTGCTGCGGGATGGTGCGGAGAAGGCTCGCGGGATGGCCCGGCCGGTCGTGGATACCGCTTATCGCGCGATCGGGTTGCTTCCGCCCGTGACGGAGCCCGCCGGTGCGTCGGCGTCGGTGGCGAGCGGGGTGCTGAACGCGGCCCGGTAG
- a CDS encoding GlxA family transcriptional regulator → MGGTYRVALVAFPGIRAFDVSVVTEVWGNDRTDRGVPPFDLHRVAADTTTPIPMRGGLALLPDRALTWLSRADLILVPGLDDYLTPAPAPVLEALRRAHARGTTLAALCGGAFTLAQAGLLDGRRAITHWNLIDLLRTHHPRITVVPDALFIEDDNIWTAAGTAAGIDLCLHLVRRSHGAETAATIARAMVTAPFRTGTQAQFIEHPTPRADRDADTLAAVREHALRHLHEPLTVAELAGHAGMSPRSFARHFTAATGVTPLRWLLDQRIAAAQKLLERTDLPMPEVARRAGFGSEVTMRQHFASRLATSPRAYRAAFSTPLATDADAPAGSVTGGSNPIAR, encoded by the coding sequence ATGGGCGGCACCTACCGCGTCGCCCTGGTCGCCTTCCCCGGCATCCGCGCCTTCGACGTCTCCGTCGTCACCGAGGTGTGGGGCAACGACCGCACTGACCGCGGCGTTCCCCCTTTCGACCTGCACCGCGTCGCCGCCGACACCACCACCCCCATCCCCATGCGCGGCGGCCTGGCCCTCCTCCCCGACCGCGCCCTCACCTGGCTCTCCCGAGCCGACCTGATCCTCGTCCCCGGTCTGGACGACTACCTCACCCCCGCGCCCGCCCCCGTCCTGGAGGCACTGCGCCGCGCCCACGCCCGCGGCACCACCCTCGCCGCCCTCTGCGGCGGAGCCTTCACCCTCGCCCAGGCCGGCCTCCTCGACGGCCGCCGAGCGATCACCCACTGGAACCTGATCGACCTCCTGCGCACGCACCACCCCCGGATCACCGTCGTCCCCGACGCCCTCTTCATCGAGGACGACAACATCTGGACCGCCGCCGGCACGGCAGCCGGCATCGACCTCTGCCTCCATCTGGTCCGCCGCTCCCACGGAGCCGAAACGGCCGCGACCATCGCCCGCGCCATGGTCACCGCCCCCTTCCGCACCGGCACCCAGGCCCAGTTCATCGAACACCCCACGCCCCGCGCGGACCGGGACGCCGACACCCTCGCCGCCGTACGCGAACACGCCCTTCGTCATCTGCACGAACCACTCACCGTCGCCGAGCTGGCGGGGCACGCCGGCATGTCCCCGCGCAGCTTCGCCCGTCACTTCACGGCGGCGACCGGTGTCACCCCCCTCCGCTGGCTTCTCGACCAGCGCATCGCCGCAGCCCAGAAACTCCTCGAACGCACCGACCTCCCCATGCCCGAGGTCGCCCGGCGCGCAGGCTTCGGCAGCGAGGTCACCATGCGCCAGCACTTCGCATCACGCCTCGCCACCAGCCCCCGCGCCTACCGGGCCGCGTTCAGCACCCCGCTCGCCACCGACGCCGACGCACCGGCGGGCTCCGTCACGGGCGGAAGCAACCCGATCGCGCGATAA